A segment of the Triticum urartu cultivar G1812 chromosome 1, Tu2.1, whole genome shotgun sequence genome:
AGCTGGGAGACGAAATGGAACGGGGGAATTTGCAATCTGTTTTTTTGGGTGTTTTCCAACGCAAGCTCCTGCGTTTTCTTATACGGCTTTTTTTACAGATCAAGATTGAGGCGCTCCATTTCTTTCCAGCCTGCTTGGTTTGTGGAGCTCTATCTTGATCTTCTTTTTCGGTCCTCTCCGTTCACCAACAGTTATTTTGGTTGAGGCCTTCACTGCCTTCCAAGATTACCATGTTCTTTTGTCTCTAATTGCACAGATCTAATTTCATACTGTGAGTGCGAGGTTGGGAGAAGAAAAGTAAAGAGGCGAACTTGCCATATTTTTTTGGAAGGCTTGCTTGCCATCTCTTTATTACGTACAATTTCCTTCTTTCGGCTGTACTCTTGATCTCCATTTCCCGTTTTGGCGGTAATTATTTGGTTGAGATCTGCACTGCCTTTTGAGATTGTCATGTTCGTTCGTTTCTAAAGTGCCACAACTCTGTATgttcttctttttttgcgggtAAAATCTGTATGTTCTTAACGGAGAGTATATATTGTTGATTAATGACATTGTGATTGATTTCGATTGCAGAGGATCCCTGGAGAGAGGAAGTGCAAGAGCTATGGGCAACTCCTGTGTTACCGGCGCCAGCAGTAAGGATTTCTTTTGAACTAGCTTACTTTTGCTTCTTACTGGGCAACTTGTGATAATAATTTGTTTGAACTGCTATATCATGTTATCTGTTGTGATACTGGTGCAAGCATCACTTTTTTCTGGTGGCTGTAAGGATTTCTTTCAAGTCCCTTTTTCTTTTCTGCCTCTTACTTGAATTGGCCTAGATGGTTCATCTTATAAACAAGGTTCAGACTGTTCACAAAATCATATATTAAGTACTGAATTATTTTACTGAAAGACAACCAAAGAAGATGTTCATCCTCATTCACAAAAAACAAAAGAAGATGTTCATCCTTTTCATTCACCTCCTGTTTAGCCAAAGTAACCATCATATGTATGTTAGGAAATTCCCAGTACTACTTGGACTTTCTTCCATCAGTTTGCCTCAGTCCAAGATCGCAAAAAAAAAAGGTTTGCGTCTGTCCAAAGTCCCCGGGAAGAAGCAAGTAGAAATCTTAACCCATTTGCTGAGTAATTCTAGCACAGCTAAATTTGCCATTCTTCATCATATTCGTGTGTACAAAGCTAGAAGAACAACAGTACATCGCATTCATTGACAATACTGCACTAATCTAACGGATCAATCATTGTCGCCTATTTGTCTCCCGGGTTGCGGCCTGTAGTTGTAATTTGAGCTTCTATTGTGATCCTCTGGTGCTATTACTGATGCAAGGATTGTTGTCGTTTCAGGCAGCTCAAACCACGGGCAGAGTCTGAAATCCAAGGAGGCAAGACTTATTGACAACTCATGTGTTACTGGTTCAAGTAAGGGTTTATTTTGTGCTTCTTACTGGCCACTCGTGTGATAATAATTTGAGCTGGTATACATTGTGACCATTTGATGCCGTCATAATGATGCAAGCATTGTTGTTTGTCGTGGCTGTAAGGATTTCTTTTTTTTGCTTCTTGCTTGAACTGCAACTAGATTGTTCAGCTTATAAACAAGGTTTAGACTCAAAATCAGATAATTGACAAAACTGCACTAATTTAACGGATCAATCATGAGTGCTTCTCCGTCTCATGATCTGCTGTTGTAATTTGAGCTGCTATATATTGTGATCTTTTCATGCTGTTACTGATGCAAGCATTGTTGTTTTGTAGGCCAGTCAAACCAGGCGCGTTGCCAGGAGTCCAACGGGTCAGAGATTACCTTCAAATGGAGGATCGATGGTTTCTCATCGCTTCTTGATAAGGGTAAATCATGGACGAACTCCAGTGTGTTTGAGATCAGGGGTCATAACTGGTacagttgctatttttttcagCTATTCCAACAGAGTGGATAGCTTGATGCATTCTCACTTGTTTGCTGTCTCTTGACTTGATTTGCAGGCACCTGATGCTGAACCCAAGGGACAGAAAGAGTGGCGACGAAAATGAATATGTATCTCTTATGCTTGTGCTGTTTCAAGTATCTGAGAGATCCCATACAGTCGTGGAGGCAACTTTCAAGTTCTTGATATATGACCAGTCACATGGAAAGCACCACGAACAGCATCAAGGTAGGTTAGCAAATAGTAGTTCTTTAAGCTTCACAACTGGTCGGCTACTAGATTGATAGTGTAGATTCTAACCTGTTTTTTTACCAGAGGAACAGCATCATTTCTCTGTTTATGCCTTACATTTGAATATTCTGTTTGCAGTGAGCCACAATTTTCAGGCTACAAGCAGAATCTCTGGGAGCCCATGCATGATCCCCCTCACGAAGCTTAAGGAGCAATCCTCTGGATTCCTTGTCAAAGACAGCTGTGTTTTCGGTATCCAGTTCATTAAAGTTGTCGCTGTTAAAGGTAACGATGTGTCAGAGACACTGTTTGTTCAGAAGATTAGCAACATCTGCAGTGACCCGCAAATCTACACCTGGAACATTGATGATTTCTTTGTGTTGAAGAACCCGAGCACCTCCCCAGAGTTTGAGCTCTGTGGACACAAATGGTAACTTGACCAATAATATTAATTCTTAATTATTAGGTTTATACAGAATTGTCTGAATTTCATTTGAACAGAGAGGCTACCATActtcttctttttttttaaaaaaaagacGCTGGAGTTCGACTTATCAGTGATGAATTACACCGTGTGGTGTTCTCCAATTTTCAGGTCCATCACTCTCTATCCATCTGGTTCCGATAAGAATGGGAACTACCTCTCCCTGTACCTGAGCACCAAGGTGCCGGATACATTCCATAAGGACTCGGCGATCCTGGCAGACGTTAGCATAAGCATCAAAGACCAGGAAACTGGCAAGCACATGAAATTATCAGGTTTGCCCTTTAGCAGAAATTTCACGCAATAGACCAGATTTGAGATACTAAAACAAGTTTTTATCATCATATTTCCTGATTAACAtggttttttttgggggggggggggggggggggggggtgggggggggtgGGTTAGGCAGGTTGCAGTTCAACAATCGCGCCTTGACATGGGGATGGGAGAAGTTCATATCGCTGGAAGACTTCAAGGACTCCTCAAAAGGTTATCTCGTGAAGACAAAGTGCTGCATTGAAGCTCAGGTTGCAGTCATTGGTTCCTCCAAGACGGAGTAGCTAGATTATTCAGCCTCCATGATAATGTCATGTCTCGTGCGTGTGTTCTATACTTGCTTGAACTGTGTTTCTGCATCCGTACAAGAAATCTAAAACTAATGGCATCGACATGTATGACGATGTGTCTTTATGTGGGAGAAGCTTTATCTAGATAGAAATAAGTGCGTAGTGGGAGAGACTACTTACATAAAAATTACAAGACACCCTGTGCTTTGTTGTGGAGATCTTCAACTTTTACAAGTTTTAGAGGCGTAATGACttgagaaagaaagaaaaacctTTACCGCCTGGCAAACTTTGTTGTGAACGAACTCGAGAAAGACCAGAGCCCGGAAAACCAACTCTAGATGATTCGTTCTCCATGATGCTAGATCAAGACAATAAGACAATACCTGCAAGTTTCTGTGTATGATGATCAAAGCTCGAATTTCATTAGAATATTTCAGTTGACATGGCTTCAAAGATGAAGCGCCAGCACCCTGCTAAACGGCCACCCCTGCGAGAGGACTAAAAATCCTGGCCTAAACTACTAGACGAGGTCTTCCGCCCTTTCATGATCACCCCCTTGACGATCTTCCGGGAAACTTTAGAAGTTTGACCATATACAAACTCACTCCTTCGACGATCTTCCCTGCGGTGTCGAGGTGCATGCCGTCTTCTGTGCATCCACTTGCTAGGTGTGGCATGAGTTCCGACTTGTGTTGAAATTCAGCTGGCACTTTCGCGCAGCAAACACACCGCAGGGAGGTCGACACGTAAGGGGCCTCTGCGTTCCTCAAGTAGCCAGCATGCCCAAAACGGATACTGCCTACTTACACGAAACGATCACTACTAGACATGCATTTCTCCACTTCAGTAAAGCAGACGGAGGAGGGAGGAAGAAGTGGGCGTAGCCGCGTAGGTAGCTTTGTCTATATGTACTTGAGATGAGAGGAAATGATGTACGTACGTCAAAGCAAGAAGGAAAGATGATCTCCTCCCGACTCCTCCCGGGTCGCCCCTGCGCGGCGACCGGGGGGAACCCTAGCGCCGCCACGTCCTCGTCCCTCCCCCGATctctcctcctcgccgccgccgggcaaagcccggtcggcatcggcggcggcgggatcTCTTCTCCCATGACTCGCTAGATCTGGCGCGGGCGGATCGCGGCGGTTTTTGGCGGCACGCTGGAGGAGGGGCGCGCCGGCGCGGGCTTGGGGCGACGGCAGGGCTCACACTCGCGGTTTCTTCTGGTGTGTGTGGGAGTCCGCTcggggcgcgcggcggcggccCTCAGCAAGCGGTGGCGGGCGCTGGGCTCTCGGTGACGCTCCGGCGTGTGTAGGCGGCGGTGGTCCCTGTGCGCGGTCGGTGACTCCTTCTTTGACCCGGACGGCGCGGGGGATGGCGGCGTCCCGGCGTGGCCGGCGATCTGGATGCGGTGGTGCCGGCGGCTCGCTGATCTGCCGGTGCTCCAGGGTTCTGcctggtggtgctggtggtgacGGCGGCCCGTGCATGAAAGTTGGATCCCTTCGAACTGATCTGGGTGAAAACTTGTCTTCGGCGTCTGCtaaggccggcgatggcggcgctATCTGCGTCGTTCCTTTCTTGAAGGCATCGCCGTGGAGAAGTTCAAGGCCACTCTCTGCTATCTCCGGGGGAACCCTAGATCGGATGATTGGATGATGGCGGCGCTTTGGTGTCGTTCCTTCCTTGGGGGCATCATTCTTGGAGGTACACACGTGATTGGGGGACCAGAAGACGGATTCTTTGGTGGAGCGGTGATTCATCCTACACACTGATGGCGACGGATCTTGACGGTGTGGCGCAATGCAGATTCAGAGTTCGCTGTGGGaggatggactcgcgcaggaggacgAGGTTGTCGgacgtcgtggtggcgtcgatggcagatAGACCTGGCACGGTACATGCAACAGTACAACtttgaagatggattggtggcaggtggctgcggcggcctcatacccgacaggcgtcctggttgaggagtgcgccggactggtaggtgccccatacccggcaggcgtcctggttgggaccttagttcttagatgtttaggtttggctgcgatgtctgtttggtattaggcccagactatctGCATCCCTTCATCAATTGAATAGGTGTAGCGACAGTTGTTGCtaatttcattttcaattcttacggcgGTTTGCTCAAGATTCCTCTTCCTTGGTTACCGTATctatttattcgttgtttcaattctaccggtggatcgttgaagaccttctcaagtttacgcTATCTCTCTCTTAaacctttctacgagaataagtagtatgccaaatctgtgGCTTGTCATCattttaaattggtgaaggatacgcttaatgtaattcttatttttGTTTCATTCAAGTGATCTAGTTTCTTCTTTCCAAAGTGGTTCATTATGTCACATTTCTtggttcgagatgcttcatcttttcttttccggagctCCAAGTTATTTCAAATATGTCATTTCAaagctccatctaatcattgcaaggctaaTTCCGGAGTTATTTTCAACTTTCCTtttgtttgatcattcttttattaccggagttcttcatggagactCTACATGGTTGTTCGTCAAgcattcttttcattcttcaattgttcttcaagatttctgcagttatgatccgccaagctatacttaAAATTAAAaagggtgctcaacacatgtcttttttggaggagttcaagcattcttcaccttgcatccgaagtgcaattctttgtACATTATCTTTTAAGGTGGtcttatgtcattcttgacaatttcccttcgtatTTCATGATTCGCAAGTGGTCACggatgagatatttaaacccatcattttctcttcgttcacgagatcctttgcaacccatcaatctcttcattggagttatcttgggttagattacacctaaagccttccctaaggaatgttgctaatTGCGGTGCTTAACAATGATCCAAGTTATCTCTTTATCATCTTGGTGGAAGAAGTTTTTCATCTCTTTGGTGTTCTCAATCAAATTGATTGATTCCGTTAGTGGCTGGtcgtcacctcataattttgagatgttttccataaatccACGGGAACCATATCTTTTTGTTGTTgatttttcaacaactccgttcaacccttctTCGTAGGAAGGCTCCTTCATGTTTAGTCATGGTGGAAGTTGATGTTCTCTTATCCGTTCTTTTCATTCCACTCAtttgttctggaggcattgtgatgttactctcttcgacccatcatttCATTTTGTAAATATCATGTTCTTTTtcttgcttatccatttaacatgagtgttgtgtcctctgctcaagttcttttcatcttatcaagtcttgcatctcttttcaaccagagtgatgttcgaatttgttcttccttgttccttgtttatctcgtttcaaccagagtggtttcaattCCTTCTTGTCCTTTGTGCTCGTCATTCACAGCTCTGCAACCTCCAAGATTCACATGGTGTTCCTTGTTTTTATTTCCTACCGGAGTGCTCTCAATTCCGTTTAACTCTGTGTGTCCTTCTTTCAAGtttttaacctctcaaggttcattggtttcactcgttcattggttcattggtttcactcatttgtcaaagaaacAACTTTGtcttacctcttcctcttccatttctCCTTGGTGCCATCCTTAAATCTCGGGtcgagatctcttgtaagtggaggagagttgtgacACCCCAAGACCGATGCTCTAGAAGACTTCCATATTTTTCTGACctccgtgtgtttcatttgtgcttgctctatttatttttgcattgcatcatgtcatcatgccagcATGTCATTTAGtttttaaaactcaactaaataaattgtaTGGGTCTtagatccatttaaatcgagggaaattcacatggtgaaattctctttataacatataaaaGTCTCCTACTATTAATAGGGAGCTATTATCAAATATTCCATTTTTtttggaatcacccataaacacacttgcaaatattcCCCATGCCTTTTTCTGCTTCGAGTTGATCTCCAAACCTTGCCGATAATTCTTTCTCCATTTTTTGAGGCTCCTCCAAAagtctcaacatttttggaccttccctAACCTCACTTCCCATTCAAATCATTTGGAATTAATTTTGAATGAGTTTGAATTCAACTTCAACCGCGTGCCCACTTCTATTTTTTCGGGATCAAGCTCATTTTTGGTGAGTCTGGGAAAATAATCCCCTTGCACAAACTCTTTCT
Coding sequences within it:
- the LOC125516124 gene encoding uncharacterized protein LOC125516124 isoform X1; the encoded protein is MGNSCVTGASSSSNHGQSLKSKEARLIDNSCVTGSSQSNQARCQESNGSEITFKWRIDGFSSLLDKGKSWTNSSVFEIRGHNWHLMLNPRDRKSGDENEYVSLMLVLFQVSERSHTVVEATFKFLIYDQSHGKHHEQHQVSHNFQATSRISGSPCMIPLTKLKEQSSGFLVKDSCVFGIQFIKVVAVKGNDVSETLFVQKISNICSDPQIYTWNIDDFFVLKNPSTSPEFELCGHKWSITLYPSGSDKNGNYLSLYLSTKVPDTFHKDSAILADVSISIKDQETGKHMKLSGRLQFNNRALTWGWEKFISLEDFKDSSKGYLVKTKCCIEAQVAVIGSSKTE
- the LOC125516124 gene encoding uncharacterized protein LOC125516124 isoform X2; translated protein: MGNSCVTGASSSSNHGQSLKSKEARLIDNSCVTGSSQSNQARCQESNGSEITFKWRIDGFSSLLDKGKSWTNSSVFEIRGHNWHLMLNPRDRKSGDENEYVSLMLVLFQVSERSHTVVEATFKFLIYDQSHGKHHEQHQVSHNFQATSRISGSPCMIPLTKLKEQSSGFLVKDSCVFGIQFIKVVAVKGNDVSETLFVQKISNICSDPQIYTWNIDDFFVLKNPSTSPEFELCGHKWSITLYPSGSDKNGNYLSLYLSTKVPDTFHKDSAILADVSISIKDQETGKHMKLSGCSSTIAP